A genomic segment from Branchiostoma floridae strain S238N-H82 chromosome 7, Bfl_VNyyK, whole genome shotgun sequence encodes:
- the LOC118418895 gene encoding PAN2-PAN3 deadenylation complex subunit pan3-like gives MYRSDSGGGGDVPHTMDNHMNSNSSPNVNGAVQNARPFFPAEGQAPPQEAPAVLNNFSSLSISSNKGGKIKGVDAHEFIPGNRMSAASSVPSMTGLGVSMSSPSLSTMLFTAQPHTPAAAGAAVPSGASLSAGASPLGSPLSSPGANRRKPPYSGSYDFIPGQTSTPGGTMQQQAMGPASSAPAMHDFGGTTYFYTAGSQHARHSPLPAALLPGGHLFHLPHTALMKPKANQPSFFMQDELRLDTLRRQYLLAAQIDPVQHPDIPSEVDNYHTLYPLEPVPRDPKHRSSTFGFITSCYKGISAKDAMAYCLTRIHGFHMVNSKCMLFTDMWKKIQHSNIVQLREVFTTKAFGEHSLVFVHDYHPGAETLMAHHFNNPQQNKDFFEGTAASKGMVNGPRQHAGLLPESLIWCYVVQLSSALRTIHAAGLACRVMDPTKILITGKSRLRVNCVGIFDVLTFDVNQSNPMALIPQFQQEDLLSLGKVVLALACNSVAGIQREFLQKAMELVTLNYSSDLKNLILYLLTNQGRPKSVNDIMPMIGARFYTQLDAAHMRCDVIESELAKEVENGRLFRLLCKLGIINDRPGLGLDSDWSETGDRYLLKLFRDYLFHQVTESGEPWIDMAHVVQCLNKLDTGVPEKLCLVSRDEQSVLVLNYHDLKRCFEQAFQEVLTASQPGEQPPTSLHQ, from the exons ATGTATCGCAGTGACAGCGGTGGTGGAGGGGACGTCCCCCATACCATGGACAACCATATG AATTCCAACAGCAGTCCGAACGTTAACGGAGCTGTACAGAACGCCAGGCCATTCTTTCCTGCAGAAGGACAAG CTCCTCCTCAGGAAGCACCAGCTGTGCTCAACAACTTCTCCTCTCTCTCAATCTCTTCAAACAAAGGTGGCAAG ATTAAGGGAGTGGACGCTCATGAGTTCATCCCTGGGAACAGGATGTCCGCTGCCAGCTCAGTGCCGTCGATGACAGGGCTGGGTGTGAGCATGTCTAGCCCCTCGCTGTCCACCATGCTGTTCACTGCACAGCCACACACGCCTGCTGCAGCTGGAGCAGCAGTGCCCTCTG GTGCTTCCCTGTCAGCGGGTGCCTCCCCCCTCGGGTCCCCCCTGAGCTCCCCGGGTGCGAACAGGCGCAAGCCGCCGTACTCCGGTAGTTATGACTTCATCCCCGGCCAGACCAGCACTCCTGGTGGCACCATGCAGCAGCAGGCCATGGGACCGGCATCCTCTGCACCTGCCATG CACGATTTTGGCGGTACGACGTACTTCTACACAGCAGGCTCGCAGCATGCCAGACACAGCCCGCTGCCAGCTGCACTGCTGCCAGGTGGCCACCTGTTCCACCTGCCCCACACGGCGCTCATGAAGCCCAAGGCCAACCAGCCGTCCTTCTTCATGCAGGATGAGCTGCGCCTG GATACCCTGCGGAGACAGTACCTACTGGCTGCCCAGATCGATCCAGTTCAGCACCCAG ACATTCCTAGTGAGGTAGACAACTACCACACCCTGTACCCCCTGGAACCAGTACCGCGGGACCCCAAACACAGGTCCAGCACCTTCGGTTTCATCACCTCCTGCTACAAGGGCATCAGTGCCAAGGATGCCATGGCGTACTGCCTTACCAGAATACATG GTTTCCACATGGTGAACTCCAAGTGCATGCTGTTTACTGACATGTGGAAGAAGATCCAACATTCCAACATTGTGCAGCTGAGGGAGGTGTTCACTACCAAGGCGTTTGGTGAACACT CTCTGGTGTTTGTGCATGATTACCACCCCGGGGCAGAGACCCTCATGGCTCACCACTTCAACAACCCGCAACAGAACAAGGACTTCTTCGAGGGGACGGCTGCCAGCAAAG GAATGGTGAACGGACCGCGGCAGCACGCAGGCCTGCTCCCGGAGAGCCTGATCTGGTGTTACGTGGTGCAGCTCAGCTCGGCGCTGAGGACGATCCATGCGGCGGGGCTGGCCTGTCGTGTCATGGACCCCACCAAGATCCTCATCACCGGAAAGTCAAG GTTACGTGTGAACTGCGTTGGCATTTTTGATGTACTGACATTTGATGTCAACCAGAGCAATCCAATGGCTCTCATTCCACAGTTCCAG CAAGAGGACCTGTTGTCACTTGGCAAGGTGGTGCTGGCTCTTGCCTGCAATTCCGTGGCTGGCATCCAGAGGGAGTTTCTGCAAAAGGCCATGGAGCTGGTGACCTTGAACTACTCCAGTGACTTGAAAAATCTCATACT CTATCtgttgaccaatcaggggaggcCGAAGAGTGTGAATGACATCATGCCGATGATTGGCGCTCGATTCTACACACAGTTGGATGCAGCTCACATGCGGTGTGACGTCATCGAGTCAGAACTGGCTAAG GAGGTTGAAAACGGCCGTCTGTTCCGGCTATTGTGCAAACTGGGCATCATCAATGACAGGCCAGG GCTGGGTCTAGACTCGGACTGGTCAGAGACAGGTGACAGGTACCTGCTGAAGTTGTTCAGGGACTACTTGTTCCACCAGGTCACTGAGTCGGGCGAGCCATGGATCGACATGGCGCACGTGGTGCAGTGCTTAAACAAG CTGGACACGGGAGTGCCGGAGAAGTTGTGTTTGGTCTCGCGTGACGAGCAGAGCGTCCTTGTGCTCAACTACCACGACCTGAAGCGCTGCTTCGAGCAGGCCTTCCAGGAGGTGCTGACCGCCAGCCAGCCCGGCGAGCAGCCGCCCACCTCCCTCCACCAGTAG
- the LOC118419399 gene encoding uncharacterized protein LOC118419399 yields the protein MSLKFKMATHQDLPPRNLPPLPGPSTITDGPDLLATTTKKKKRLSAGITGSDSQLSSSALASRGGVDGVEDGASANGSVDNVWEPQQDRQERKARQRKKRQSRNVEEEGAGTDLSEKSKRQSKALDDEEGKDKVAVSPRQRRRHHRGRRGENTRNPAASPKTKRNVSRQGVTTFLTQTSESSGVTPSPRTARKAQIKCKLHAHFHKSEMCHMHIFINKHIISHEDFFMSESCIYVSHSVLNFFTTRGTTRVSLGSPGITIY from the exons ATGTCATTGAAATTCAAAATGGCCACCCATCAG GACCTCCCTCCAAGAAACCTGCCTCCCCTTCCCGGTCCAAG CACAATCACCGATGGACCAG ATCTCTTGGCAACCACcaccaagaaaaagaaaagattgTCTGCAG GAATTACCGGGAGTGATTCCCAGCTGTCGTCCTCTGCGTTGGCGTCTCGGGGCGGGGTAGACGGGGTGGAGGATGGAGCGTCAGCTAACGGCAGCGTGGACAACGTCTGGGAGCCACAACAGGACCGACAGGAGAGAAAGGCCAGGCAGAGGAAGAAGAGACAATCCAGAAATGTGGAGGAGGAAG GTGCTGGTACTGACCTGTCAGAAAAGAGCAAGAGACAAAGCAAAG CTTTGGATGATGAGGAGGGGAAAGACAAGGTGGCGGTCTCTCCTCGGCAAAGGCGGCGGCACCACAGAG GCAGACGAGGGGAGAACACCAGAAATCCTGCAGCCTCTCCTAAAACGAAGCGTAACGTTTCTCGCCAGG GTGTTACCACCTTCCTCACACAAACCAGTGAGAGTAGTGGAGTCACTCCCTCCCCTCGTACTGCCAGGAAGGCCCAGATTAAGTGTAAGCTACATGCACATTTTCACAAATCAGAAATGTGTCACATGCACATTTTCATAAACAAACATATCATAAGCCATGAAGACTTTTTCATGAGTGAATCATGTATTTATGTCAGTCATTCTGTGTTGAACTTCTTTACAACCAGGGGTACCACAAGGGTCAGTCTTGGGTCCCCTGGTATCACTATTTACTAG